tttgacttagggctctagacgttcggaaagaaacttggatttttttttacacaacctgaaacgaaattaaatccaagttagataaaataattaaaacaaataataaatcaaatattaggaagtgaataaagaagataaatggaaagataaaACGTagcgtgtagaagtcctaagaagccttggaaacacgaaggatccacaacccccttcaagcggctctaatttcacctccaagataaaaaccttggcaagaaaaagtttgaaaatgatccctacaatctaaaaagattgttaaaactcttctaaaagaagcTCAAGAGAAATTCtcgaaaagaaaaactcaaagagaatttattaactcaaaagagaaatagaataataatgaattgtctCCTTTGTGTACAATGcgaaggcctatatataggctagctgtAACGACCCGAACTTTAAGGTTATCGAAaaatgtattttcgggtctccgtttttgaaaaattgattagtaaatattttaaaaatatatatatatatttatgaagttagtagAGTGGTTacttagagtttaattaagtgaatttagcttaattaagagtaattaggaaaatgactaaattgaataaaggataaaagttgaattgtagattaaaagaaaataaaaaggaccaaaatggaaaaaagaCCATTTAGTATAGTTGAGGCGGCAAACAATGAAAAATCTAAAGATTTTTTCTAGATTattgttgaattataaattataaattattattaactattattattaaataaattaaaaaaaagaaaagtgacaaatgtatggttttaAATAGATACACATGTATtaataatatacacatgtataaataataaataagtattacttattatttaagtataaataatattacatatatatatgtatataaaacaaaagaaaaaaaaaagaagaagggaagAAACAGAATATTAGAAACGAAACAGAgagggaaggaaggaaagaaagaaaagaaagaaaaaaggggaaaatataagatttgaagcttgaagtttaatttggcaagtcaattaagtcatttcctcttaaatttgatgttttagaagctttaaaacaaagttttattgaaattaagttgatattttgagagttTATAGTTTTTCaagtatagttcatgttgaataaaatagtgaattaagggtttaattgagtgaatttcaagttagaattgataataggatcaaattgtaaagtaagttataagttttatgttgtaggaactaaattgatgaaattttgaaattaggaaaatatgctggaaatttaatatttaaatgagagtatggatgaaatttcaatagaaatagaatgtgaattgaattagaaaCGTAAGTGAAAattagttaagattaaattgaaattaaagtagaaaattgaatagaaaattcaattaattagatataaattagtagtgaattaatgaatatgaattgttttaatttccgtagctaacgttgtCTCGAGAAGTTTCGACTAAGTAAGGAAATAGCAAAGTCGACGAGGAAAAGCTTGGAAAAGCTCGaaaaatacggtttgtatttctataatccgaactcagtaattatttgttatatttatatacagatgacaattgttagtgttagaattatgatattttacaattgaaatggattgattttggtatgtgataaatttatcaaatttatattgattgaaattattttgattgaatttatattgattgaaatatataatatatatatatgatttatgtaaaaatttgaatattgaatgaatgttatattgaaaaaaattatattgattggaaatatgagggaattgatatgaatatatgtgattattagaatggtatattgatgaaagacttattaaattgagaaagtgaatcaaataccctattaacagtatcggaccagattggatacaaatggcatgccattggatttgtgatgtgatggggagatttgtagttcggccgagaagatatttctattattatatacttcggtttatccgaagaggcatttaatgccttgttggtgtgtttgggaggatatgatatactggtgtgttatggaggatttataatattccgggtgtgtttgggttggatattctggtgtgtttgggaggaatcCGCGTATCAATCagagtccgagtcttgttaataggggtaaataagtgaaaagataaatcgagtgaatttgattgattgagctattagaatgaaatgagaaattgaattgagaattgaaattgagatatgagattgaaaacatgaaccaaaaggttcatgaaatgagtgaagttcaaatggatgatgattgatgttagaatgaattaaaatggtatattgttaagaagtaaagtgtgaatacaagtgaattgtgaatatattgtatagaatttatacggtaagtaaatgaaattcatctataaaattaataaatgaatacttataattgttattgtgattttaagtttaattgttatgttattaagtgttcggattatgaaaataccactgagtataccatactcagcgtacggtttgtttccgtgcgcaggttaagtaaagatagaacgttgaatcagcatcccaggccgatcccaaattcaatgaggtaaagtgtgttaattatgggtaatggcatgtacctaggatgccttatgtgtgtgtcattttgaaattgtaaatgtaaggatgaaataaataaatttaaggtttGGTTATGGTATAAAATAGGATTTGAAtaatttggtatgaatttgaatttttatgagacaaTGTCAGATTGATTTCGAAATTCCCTATTCtgaattgggaaaatcattaaaaattgtataaaaataattatgggctataatttatattcttagaatccttaatgagtctattttcaagataaataaacgggaacatcacccgagtcctgtgctatgagataattaaattttagtaaagaaaggtcaaagctgtcaaatAGAAGaccaggggtaactttgaggaataaactgtactaattggctaaaccaaaaattctgaaatttttatggtagaaaggtatatgagtctagtttcaagaaaaattaacggaacttaatttggagtttcgtagctccagatataaatattttagtgactgttgctcaagaagacagctttgacatgaacataagaaaataatggaattgtgtgtaattattctgtaaactccggtaacgCTCCATAACTCTCTTCCGGTgatggtttagggttagggggtgttacactagctaaataattttaaataaaactgCTAAGTAtgctagaactctaatttaatctaaacaagaagtagttttaaattaaactttcttgttaacataaaattcctaaattacttaaaatacttaataattatcaaaaattcggaataaaataataataaaataataagggctgataaataaaatattgggctcatatataataaaaattaagcctaaaacccaaattcaatatgatttaaactcgaattaaaagctcgaaactcgtaattcccgtcataatcCCGTTCAGAAATTCTGCTcgcgcagtcttcactaaaatggtcataacttgagctcccgaactCAAAATCGAATGATTCAAAATGCGTTTAGAAgttaagagatagatcttcaaacgCCATGGGACATCTCAAATGtcaggatcccatccaaaaagtcgtcGAAAGTCTGTTGATTTCCCAAGCCTGAAAATTGGCAATTTTGATAATTGGAATCTAATATATTTCACCCCATTTATGCATGTATCATAATACAGTTGCACAATCTACAGAAAAAGTTGAATGTGTTGCAATTAATGTTGCTATCAATCAAGTTTTGTGGTTAAGAAAAGTTTTAATAGATTTGAATCTAAAGCAAAAACGATGCACAAAAATGTTCATTGAAGCACTTCAATATCAAATTATTTTCTCTTAGAGAAGTGCATAAGGAAGGTTCAGTTGGTTAAAAATATTGCAAATCTGAATCTCAACTATCTAGTATATTTACAAAGCCCTTACTAAGAAGCAAGTTTGAGTTTCTTAGACCAAAACTTGGTGTTTACAACAACCAAAGTAAAGAGTATTGAAGTTGTGTTTCAGCTATCGCAAAATTTGGTCAAAACAAATTTTActgatttttcttaatttttaaatcgttttattattattgttgattttaaaaatttgttgatCATAAAATATGATAGTTGCTTAATTTTCGGATGTAATTATATTCATTTTCATGCATTTAAACAACACTCCAACCCAATAAAAAAGTTGACTTTaccaacaattatttctatctttcttttctttttttttctttttttttttttgcctcttgatctttatttttgtttctctaaattacaacaaaatttattccagcatatccaataaatcaaaattcaaacacgtCACCTACCAATAAGTGATCATAGGTCCACGTATAATCGAAGCTCCCTTACACCCCTCTCTATGGGAGGATTAGTAACTGATCCCTTGCTGTAATTAATTCCCCTCCTTATTCTAGTTACCTCAACTATCAAAATGCATTTATTCCCCGTAAAAGATCCATTCACAACCAATAATCTTTAAAATCTGAGCTACTAATGTTATTCCTAGGATGTTACACCTTCCTAATGAAGATTTGACATCGTTACATATGATTGTAAGCCAGCAATCTTGTTGGAGGCCAAGACAGTTAATACTTTAGTTCTAGAGAAAACTACCCCATAAGACTGTCAATGGTCGTCTATAAAATCAATGCCAAAGTCCCCGCTATACAAGTTGTTGAGCAATTTATCCAATTGAAGAATATGGGGTTCAGTCTCTGATTTTTTCCTAAAGGACACAGGAAAAACTCCGATTCCGATTTTTGGGGAATACATTGTTGCCAAAGAAGCGGGCAAGACCCTTTCAAAGTGTTCTTTGAAATCCAATCAGCGACTCTATTACCAGTTCTATCAACATGCGAAAAATAAATATCAGTATTGGATGTCCATGATAAAATATCTTCAATAATTATAGACACATCACACATCCCAGGGAATCTTCCTGTGCTTACCATGGATCATGTTCATAGCTTTCACGCAGTCAGACTCTAGGATCACATGTTACCAGCAATTGCGATTGATGAGGACCGAACCTAACCTAATCGTCCAGGTTTCGCTACGAACGCACTCGCTGAGTATGTTTGTGCGTTGATTCTGTCAAGAGATTGCTATTCCTTGCAACAGCCTCATGACCAGCAGATTTTAAGCTGACCAGCCGCAAAAGACAAAAACAGAGCAGAAAACAGCAGCAGGGATACAGAAGCCAAACCAAATCAAGCAAAAAACAGAGCAGAAAGACAAGAAGCCCTCACTCCAAGACCACTCCGAAAAGCAGATAAACATGAACAAAAACAGGGTGAACGAAATCAAGAGAGTCGAGGGACAAAACTTACCTCAAAACCTCTGAACCAGAAAACGCGAGAAAGAAATCCCAAACTGGAAAAACAAAGCTGTAGACGCTCAGTAGAGAGAAAAAAAGTTCTACTCAAGGGAGAGAAAATGGGGAGAATCCCACCGGCGGGGATGGAGAAAATCGACCTTATGAGTGGCGatttgtaatattatttttaaaccatAAATCGGGTTTGGTCTCTGATTATGACAAACATCAGCACTGTCAGCTATCAAGCGCAGGTGAATGGTGACAAAGCAAGAGAGGTCTCAGACAAGGGAATCATCTTTATTCTTGCTCAAAATTCACTTCCCTTACCACTTCTGAAAACCGAAGCAACGGAGATTCCTGGTATGAAAATTAGCAGGAATACTCGGGTAATATCACATTTTGTCTTTGCTGCTGATGATGTTTACATTCTTTTCAGATCTAATGTCATACTTGATACTTGGCACAAGAGCTTTCAGGTTGCCACCCAAAGTCCCAAAAACAATGACCTTAAAAAAAATGGTACAAGATCTATACGACCCTCAAGGAAAGTTATCTGGAGTGTCCTCGTTTAAAACTCAACGACAGTGTtcattaatgatttttacgaGTCGTAAATTGACGATGCCACGTTAGCAAGACACATCATCGAAATCCTCTGGAAGGATTTTCTTTTGATTATTGATTTTACCTGTTTGCTTGTGATTAACAAAAGAGATGAAGCTAGTAGTACAGACAGATGGGCCTCCCTGAAATTGTCCAACGAGATATGAGGTTTTGATTCCGAAAACCCAACAGGAACGGGTCAAAATGAAACACATTGACATTGATATCCTTATAAAGATAACCGACCCTCCCAATTTAAAACCACGTCTGTTACATTGTAGCTATACAATATTACAACATGGGTCACATTCAATGATATTGTTTTTTCTAATAAATACAAAGAAGTCCCACCTAAATTAAGAGATATTTCAGTAAAGGTATTACAACAAAAAGGTCCATTATTACATAAACAGACATCTGATTTTTTTGGttgtatttcaacaattttttaaaactttctgCTCGAAATAATGATCATTCGTTTTATAATGTCAAAAAGAAACACACATGCACGCCATTGCCTACCAATCTATTTCATTCAATAAGGTACAAATAAAGAAGCTTAGACAACGAACCTTTTAATTACAATTGACCCGGTGACACTACAAATGCCAGGTCagtcaaaataaaaattcatgagaACTTAGGTTTAGGCATAGGTGAAGAAACATAGGCGTTAAAGTGCGGGTTGTGCGTTGGACTAAGCTTTTGAACCCAATGAAGCAGCCCTTTCTTATGATCTTGGCAATTTGAGTTCGGTACCCAATCCAGTGTTCCATCACGATTGAGTGACGACTCAAATTGCTCCAACACCTTCACTATCTGCCAAAACTCAGGCCTCTTCTCCGGGTTTAATGACCAACATTGCTCAATTAAAGCTCGCATTGCAGGTGGACAGTCTTTGGGGATAACAGGTCTCAGATTCTAACAAGAATAAAAGAGTTCTGATATCAGAATTACAGATATATAATCATCATATAAAAAGCTTCTCAGTTGAACTTAAGATTAACAAGTGTAGCAAATTATTCCGAAAGATGTCACAATTATAATTCAAGTAGGATATCTGCTAATAGCCATGTCCTTCCAAAGATGGAAAACCTTCATATTCAGTAACTATTGTTATCTCAAAATGGTGTTAGATTAGCCGCATATTGAATGGCCGAAAGTATGAATGTAATGTTTGAATAGGCTGTTAGAGACACTCAAGCAAGATGACATGGCTTCTTAGTGGTATACCATTATGGACCAAATAATTCCATTCATGTGACTAGAATCTTCAGTGTTATACCATATATAGAATGCAGTCTTAAATTTGACTGTAAAGATTTTCAATGCAGTCTTACGCTATATTTTGCGCACCAAGGGTGTGGAAGTTCATTCACAAGAAAAAACTTTATATGCAAAGACCTAAATGAACTGAATCATgcatataactatatatatatatatcctagaAGCATTAGATTTGGGGACATACCTTGTTCACAACTGCAAAAGCAGCTTGGATGGGATTCATATCCTCGTATGGGATTGTTCCGGCAACCAGTTCCCACAACATTAGTCCAAAGCTATACACATCCACCTTCCTTCCATACGATTTCCTTTTGATCATCTCAGGTGCCATCCAACGATAAGTCCCAGGGTCATCTGCCAGTAGATCACAATATGCCTCCTCACAAGCTATACCAAAATCAGCAATTTTCATGTGGAATTCCTGATCAATAAGGACGTTCTCTGGTTTAAGATCGCGATGAATGACTCCTTGAGAATGAATGTATTCCATTCCACGAGCAACTTCGAGAGCAATAACAATTAACTTTTTCAATGGAAGAGACTTATGATCAAGCTTGTGCAAGTAGGCCCTTAATGAGCCCTCTGATAAATACTCTGTTATAACACAATAAACCGGTGGCTTTCTACATGCTGCTATAAACTGGTTATCAGATCAAGAGATTAAAGTGAGAATCGAAACATGCGGTGCGAGCAACAAGCAAAAAAATACTCTATTCAAGAATAATTCAAAGCAATTCTATACCTGAACAAGATACATATAGGGAAAGGGGActatgaaaagaaaagaagaatgaaaTACCTTTATAACGTTCTGATGGTGGAGTCGAGATAAAAGATTAACCTCTCTATCGAACTGTTTCTCTAACCTAGTAGCCAAGTCTCCATTGTCATCATCTGGTACCCTAATAATCTTAACTGCAACAGCTTCCTCCTTATATATGCCATGATAAAGCCTGCTATGCGCACCGTGTGCA
The sequence above is drawn from the Gossypium hirsutum isolate 1008001.06 chromosome A05, Gossypium_hirsutum_v2.1, whole genome shotgun sequence genome and encodes:
- the LOC107913968 gene encoding serine/threonine/tyrosine-protein kinase HT1, with protein sequence MSEEANSWIRRTKFSHTVCHRLDSSRLGSFPLNLQSARNQDRSLGSKPRSTVASSIQKPVHNDPQIQPNPITNKQRSVSPVPQTVLPDTFKEAKSERRRSSTPHPQRKESEKRRVGKFFHKESHQTKRSGSPAPSSISSPLRHLGSLKVSDRSKGMKESAWTKYFDHAGGRVNAVDAADEHTVDLSQLFLGLRFAHGAHSRLYHGIYKEEAVAVKIIRVPDDDNGDLATRLEKQFDREVNLLSRLHHQNVIKFIAACRKPPVYCVITEYLSEGSLRAYLHKLDHKSLPLKKLIVIALEVARGMEYIHSQGVIHRDLKPENVLIDQEFHMKIADFGIACEEAYCDLLADDPGTYRWMAPEMIKRKSYGRKVDVYSFGLMLWELVAGTIPYEDMNPIQAAFAVVNKNLRPVIPKDCPPAMRALIEQCWSLNPEKRPEFWQIVKVLEQFESSLNRDGTLDWVPNSNCQDHKKGLLHWVQKLSPTHNPHFNAYVSSPMPKPKFS